The genomic window TCAGGCTTTGCCTCTATAGTAACCAGCAAGTCAATATCGCTATACGGCCCCAAACGACCATCAAGCGCCGAACCGTACAAATGTATTGCCTGTAGTGTCGATCCCAGATGGCATTCTATGACATTACAAGCCAGTGATACCTGCTTCGAGATTTCAATGGGCACTGAGCTGTTCATACAGCATAAAATCTAACATTACTTGTTATCTGCACTATAGATTTTTCATGGGCTCACATTATAATCACTATTTTTTCCCCTCTGATCCTCTCAGGATTTTCCCTTAAAAAAAGCATATCCCGGAGAACAGAAGCCCCTTTACCTCCTATAGATAGAGAACTTAGGGGACGTAGTTTATTAGCGATAAAAGATCACCGACCGACCGAACCATATGGCTGACTACTTCGGTTGTAAACCATAACTGCCGCGCAGTCTCTGCCAGTGATAAACCATACTCTTTGACAAACTTCTCCACCAACGCTCTTCGTATTGCAGGTAATTCTCCTTTTCTGCTGCCTGAACGTAACAAAACAACTTTGATCACCCCTTTGCTGGATGCGTCCTCATTGACATCAATGCGAAAGCATAAATACTCGTGCTTATCCCCTGAGCCTGTTCATCCATTCGACGATGATACTCTTTTCTGTCTTGGTCATCTCGAACGATATTGCCTTTCTCAATTTCCCGGAATAATGACATGAAATAATGTCCCTGGCGTATCCAGCTTTGCTCCTTTCGGCATTACTTTCTTTTATATATCCAAGTTTTTGTCATGGCTTTTATATATTAACCAACAACCTGCTTTTAAAGCTAATAAATTACGCTCCCTTTTACTTTTATGAGAATAGCCTCAGTGCTTATCCTTTGTATTTCTTGCTTACTGATTCCAGCAAGCAAGAGAGCGGATGCATCGAAAAAACAGCTTTCTTTGCAGTTCACATCGTTACAGGAGGATGAAAAGGCAAGTTATCTCGATGCATTGGAAAAAGAGGTCATCCTTCACCTGAACATGGCTCGCACCGATCCGGAAAAATACGCACGGCAATATATTTTGCCGAGGACATGCTATTTCACAGGAAACATCTATCATGATCCCCGAAATCCGCAATTCGAAAACGGGTACCGGACCCGCGAAGGTTTAACAGCAGTTCGAGAATGCGTCAATGCCATGAAGAGAGTAAGTCCGGCGGGAGTCCTTTTTCCATCTGAAAGAATATCAATTGTTGCTCAATCACATGCCAGCTACATGTCCCGCACCGGCAAAACCGGGCACAGAGGACCGGACGGATCAAAACCCGGAACCCGTCTCAGGCAATTCGGCAATTGGAGGATTACCGGAGAAAACATCTCCTACGGCTTTAACACAGCCATTGAAATCGTCGCCTCCCTTCTCGTCGATGACGGAGTACCCAACAGAAAGCACCGAAGCATCATCCTGGACCCGGAGTTCAGCATTGTCGGCGTCGCCATCGAACCCCACCCCGTCTACGACTATGTCTGTGTGATCAATTTTGCTGGCGTATAAGAAGGATAAACGGCAGTACCGGCATTATTTCGGCGGGAATAATCCGTGTAACGACTTTGAGACTACAATCTTTTTTAGGACAATTTGGACCTCTCAACCGAATCCAGGCATCCGGATAAAGGATGCTTGACAACCGTTCATCAGCACGCTGCATACCAGAGGAAAAGGTAAGAGATTCTGCAACCGCGTGCGATCCACAGCTATAGACCATGCTTTTCGAGGCACTTAACGGGATTATTTTAACACGCTAGAAGTTTGTATCTGATGGCTTCACTACAGGATGCTTCCTATTTCACCAGATACCGGGAAATACTCGATACTTCGTTCGTTGTGCGTAAGCTTCGTAACCAATGAGCTCCTGTCGTAACATCTTGTCTTCCATTTTCGTCCTTACAATCATCAGGAGGGCGGACAGAAACCCGGGTATGAGCGCCCAGAACGAGCCTAAAAGCATCGGAGCAGCGAAACTCTGGATGATAGCACCAAGATAGCCGGGATGACGAATGTACTGATAAGGACCGGACATGCACACCGTTTGCCCCCGCTCTTTCTGAATACGAGACGCTGTTGTAAAGAAAGCATTTTCGAGAAGGGCCCAACTGAATAATCCAGTGCCGGCAAAAAAGCAGATTACCCCGACAATATGAACGTTTAAGGGTATATCAGCACTCCACCCATAACGCATATCAAGACCTGCTATCAATGGAACAGCAAGAAAATACAATAGCGCCCAAAGTCCACCGATCAATTTCTCCCAGCCATGCTCTATTTGGGTCATACTGCGTTCAGCAATGATCTCCGGTCTCCGCTTGAGAAGAGCTATCGAGTTGAAAACCGTGCTACCAATGTATATACCGATGAAAACCCAGGCCCATAGCCAATCAGTGTGTCCGGACGAGAAAAGGAGAACTGCTGAAAGGATACCGAACAAAACCAGAATTTGGATGAAACGCCTGACGATACCAATCCTGACTGCAGGAGTAATGGAGTTATTGTTGACAAACATGAAAATCAGCTGACATTTTCAAAAAAACACGACATTTTATCGATCTGAAATCAAGTGTTGTGCAGAACGGATGGTTAGTATACCTCCGGAACTCAACGCTTTGTACTACACCGAGGACTCGTTCGCTCTGATGGCATCAAAAAACTCCTGCCAGCTTGCATGGCCCTTACCGGCAGCTTCTGCATAATGACTTGGATTGTCGAAAGCTCCCTCTCGAATACCTTGGTATATGCCGGCGATGATCGAACCTAAAAACTCACCT from Prosthecochloris marina includes these protein-coding regions:
- a CDS encoding CAP domain-containing protein, with protein sequence MQFTSLQEDEKASYLDALEKEVILHLNMARTDPEKYARQYILPRTCYFTGNIYHDPRNPQFENGYRTREGLTAVRECVNAMKRVSPAGVLFPSERISIVAQSHASYMSRTGKTGHRGPDGSKPGTRLRQFGNWRITGENISYGFNTAIEIVASLLVDDGVPNRKHRSIILDPEFSIVGVAIEPHPVYDYVCVINFAGV
- a CDS encoding methyltransferase family protein — protein: MFVNNNSITPAVRIGIVRRFIQILVLFGILSAVLLFSSGHTDWLWAWVFIGIYIGSTVFNSIALLKRRPEIIAERSMTQIEHGWEKLIGGLWALLYFLAVPLIAGLDMRYGWSADIPLNVHIVGVICFFAGTGLFSWALLENAFFTTASRIQKERGQTVCMSGPYQYIRHPGYLGAIIQSFAAPMLLGSFWALIPGFLSALLMIVRTKMEDKMLRQELIGYEAYAQRTKYRVFPGIW